The nucleotide window CAGCGGCAATACCAAGGAATGCACCAATCCATGACCAGGCAATTTCAGAAAGACTTACCACTGGCGGGCTTTTGGTTGTTCCTTTCATTTTTGATAAATAACTGTATTTGATCTGAGTGTCTTTCATTGTTTTATCCCTTTTAAGAGTATCTGCTTAATTGGTTGTACCTGCATACTGTATAATATGCTTATTGCTGGCAGAAAATGTATGATTTGAATCATATCTCCGGATAAGACTTGTTTTTTTTACTCAGGGGATGATTTATCTCATGGACTCTCTGTATGTTCTGGTGTAAGATAGTAATCAGGAGAGCATTCTTGTTCACTATGTGTATTAACAAAAAAAGGAGGAAGCAATGGCCGAGGTATTGAATTTAAAGGAACTTATCAAATTCTATCCTGACAAGATTTCAAGAGAGATGCTTGCAGACACCCCGGAGATGAGGGTGGCCCTAATGTGTCTGGAGCCGGGGCAGGAATTAAAACCGCATAAGGCTCCACTGAGACTCATGATGTACTGTGTTGAGGGCAGGGGGGTATTCACAGTTGGTGATGAGGAGATTGAGGCTGACGAAAAGACGGCTATTCTCTGCGACCCGATGGTGCCGCACGGTTTTAAGGCCTCAAAGGGCGAGAGGCTTGTTGTTATGGCAGTGATTACGCCTGTAGAGTAACCACTTTCAAATTCTATACCCTTGCCCCTTTCTGATTTCTATTGCCCAAAAGAACAAGAGGTGATATACTGTTAAATAGTTCTTCTCACCGTGGAGGGAAGCCTGAAAACTTGGTTATAAGCGGGGGCAAAATTTGTGGATTACACGATCAGGATAGGGGGAGAGGCAGGGCAGGGGCTTCAGACAATAGGCGGAGTGCTTGCAAAGGTCTTCGCCCGCTCAGGACTCCATGTCTTTACTCATCAGGACTATATGTCCCGCATACGCGGAGGGCATAATTTCTACCAGATACGCCTCTCCGACAGAGAGGTCATGTCTTCGAGAGAAAAGGTTGATATCCTTATTGCCCTTGACCTCAACACTATTTCGATCCACAGGGGATCCCTCAGTGAAGAGGGGATAATTATTTATGATGCAGCCTTTATAAAAAAGGGCTTTGATTCCCCGGAGTTTTTAAACATACCATTTGAGGCGATTGCTGTTGAGGCCGGGGGCAACAGGATTATGGCAAATACAGTGGCAACCGGTGCGGTGCTGGGAATACTCGGCATGGACCTGAACATTTTTGAAGATATTATCCGTGAAAGGTTCAGTAAAAAGGGAGAAGAGATTGCCGGGAAAAACATTGCCTCGGCAAGGGCGGGCTTTGACCATGCCGTAAAAGTTTGCACCAGGTGTGATTTTGCCGTTCCTGAGCCTGGGGGAACACCCCTTATGCTCATCAATGGCAATGAGGCAACAGGCCTTGGTGCACTTATGAGCGGATGCAGGTTTTATGCAGCATATCCCATGACCCCGTCAACCGGCATTATGATCTTCCTTGCCTCAAAGGCCAAAGAATATGGAATAGTCATAGAGCAGGCAGAGGACGAGATATCTGCAATAAATATGGCACTGGGCGCTTCTTTTGCCGGCACAAGGGCAATGACAGGCAGTTCAGGCGGTGGATTTGCCTTGATGGTTGAAGGGCTCTCACTTGCTGCAATGACAGAGACCCCGATTGTAATCGCAGAGGTGCAGAGGCCGGGACCGGCAACCGGCCTGCCCACAAGGACCGAGCAGGCTGACCTCCTCTTTGTCCTCCATGCCGGGCATGGCGAGTTTGCAAGGGTTGTCCTTGCACCGGGTACGCCGGAGCAGGCTTTTTACCTCACAAACAAGGCCTTTGACCTGGCAGAGAAGTACCAGATTCCCGTATTTATCCTCTCAGATCAGCACCTTGCCGATAGTGAATGGACTTTCAGGGGGTTGGATACCGGCAGGTTAAGGCATAATGACTACAAGTTGAGGAGCGAAGCTCTTGAAAGCATCTCTGTTTATAAACGCCATAGACTGACGGAGAACGGGATATCTCCGATGGCTGTGCCGGGAGAGTCAGGGCACCTGATAGTGACGGACAGTGATGAGCATGATGAAGAGGGGCATATGATAGAAGATGCTGAAACAAGGATAAAGATGACGCAAAAGAGGTTGTTGAAGAAGCTGCCCCTCATCAGGCAGGAGATCGAGCCACCGCTTCTGTATGGCAGCGAGCGTCCGGATATAGTGATTGCTGGTTGGGGTTCAACATACGGGGTGATGAAAGAGGCTGTTGACGTGTTTTCAGGGGATTATGCAATTGCAATGCTTCATTTCAGCGAACTTTACCCGTTTCCATCAACTGAAAAATTTGATTACCTGAGTGTCCTTGGCAATGCAAGGCTCAGCCTCTGTATAGAGAACAATGCCACCGGGCAGTTTTCGCGCCTTATGAGGGCGGAAACAGGATACAAATTTGATGCAGGGATTAACAAATACGACGGCAGGCCCTTTACACTGGAAGGCCTTTCAGGAGAATTGGATGCCCACATTTCAAAGTTATGAGGGACAGACACCTGCATGGTGTCCCGGATGCGGCAATTTCCCCATCTTAAAGACCCTCAAGGAAGCCCTTGCAGAGCTTGAGATTGAGCCGCACCAGCTTACCGTTGTGTCCGGGATTGGACAGGCTGCCAAGCTCCCCCACTACATGAAGTGCAATACCTTCAACGGCCTTCACGGAAGGACCCTGCCTGTTGCAACAGGAATAAGGCTTGCAAATCATGAGATGCCTGTTATTGCCGTTGCCGGAGACGGGGACTGCTATGGGGAAGGGGGCAACCACCTGCTGCACGCAATCAGGAGAAACATAAATGTAAAACTCTTTGTTCATGATAATCAGGTATATGGACTGACAAAGGGGCAGGCATCACCAACAACCATGGAGGGGGTGGTTACAAAGACCCAGCCCTTTGGCAGCCTGTCAGAGGCATTGAATCCCATGGCAATGGCTGTTGCCCTTGATTGCAGCTTTGTGGCGAGGGGATTTGCAGGTGATGCGGAGTTCCTCAAGGGGCTTATGAAAGAGGCCCTTAATCATAAAGGGTTTGCCCTGCTTGATATACTTCAACCGTGTGTGACCTTCAATAAGGTCAATACATACCAGTGGTATAGCGGGAGGGTCTACCGCATAGGTGACGATCATGACCCCTTTGACAGGATAGAGGCATTTAAAAAGGCCCTTGAGTGGGGAGAAAAGATACCCACCGGGATTATTTACAGAAACAGCAGGCCAACCCTTGAAGAAAGAATTCCCGTTATTAAGGATACTCCTCTCATTAAACAGCGATTCTCTTTCAAAGAAGCTGAAAAGGAGATTCAGGGTTTTTATTAAGTTCAGATAAACCCTATTTTCCTTGATGTTTCTTTTTTCATCAGGTCTGTCACAAGCACTGATGCTGTTGCAAGTATACCTGCGGTGACCACCTCAAGGATTTTTGTGCGTATTCCCGGGGAACTACTTGCGCTGAGGATACCTTCTGTAATTGCATACGCAATAAGGCCTCCCCCCAGTAACAGGAGCCCATATAACACCCTGCGCCTGCTTCCCCTTTTCTTTTTGTTGAGATACAGGTTGATACATCCCACAAATCCGAGAATTGCACCGTTATAACCAAAGCTGAATCG belongs to Nitrospirota bacterium and includes:
- a CDS encoding 2-oxoacid:acceptor oxidoreductase subunit alpha, giving the protein MDYTIRIGGEAGQGLQTIGGVLAKVFARSGLHVFTHQDYMSRIRGGHNFYQIRLSDREVMSSREKVDILIALDLNTISIHRGSLSEEGIIIYDAAFIKKGFDSPEFLNIPFEAIAVEAGGNRIMANTVATGAVLGILGMDLNIFEDIIRERFSKKGEEIAGKNIASARAGFDHAVKVCTRCDFAVPEPGGTPLMLINGNEATGLGALMSGCRFYAAYPMTPSTGIMIFLASKAKEYGIVIEQAEDEISAINMALGASFAGTRAMTGSSGGGFALMVEGLSLAAMTETPIVIAEVQRPGPATGLPTRTEQADLLFVLHAGHGEFARVVLAPGTPEQAFYLTNKAFDLAEKYQIPVFILSDQHLADSEWTFRGLDTGRLRHNDYKLRSEALESISVYKRHRLTENGISPMAVPGESGHLIVTDSDEHDEEGHMIEDAETRIKMTQKRLLKKLPLIRQEIEPPLLYGSERPDIVIAGWGSTYGVMKEAVDVFSGDYAIAMLHFSELYPFPSTEKFDYLSVLGNARLSLCIENNATGQFSRLMRAETGYKFDAGINKYDGRPFTLEGLSGELDAHISKL
- a CDS encoding 2-oxoacid:ferredoxin oxidoreductase subunit beta; the protein is MPTFQSYEGQTPAWCPGCGNFPILKTLKEALAELEIEPHQLTVVSGIGQAAKLPHYMKCNTFNGLHGRTLPVATGIRLANHEMPVIAVAGDGDCYGEGGNHLLHAIRRNINVKLFVHDNQVYGLTKGQASPTTMEGVVTKTQPFGSLSEALNPMAMAVALDCSFVARGFAGDAEFLKGLMKEALNHKGFALLDILQPCVTFNKVNTYQWYSGRVYRIGDDHDPFDRIEAFKKALEWGEKIPTGIIYRNSRPTLEERIPVIKDTPLIKQRFSFKEAEKEIQGFY
- a CDS encoding cupin domain-containing protein; its protein translation is MAEVLNLKELIKFYPDKISREMLADTPEMRVALMCLEPGQELKPHKAPLRLMMYCVEGRGVFTVGDEEIEADEKTAILCDPMVPHGFKASKGERLVVMAVITPVE